The genomic window ATAACGGAAAAGTTTCTGCTGAGCAATCTCCTACCGTGGTGATCGCCAACGAAAAAGAAAACTTTATCCTGAATCAGAAAATCAAAGATCAGAAAGCCGATTTCCCTTTTGAAATCACAAAAGTAGAAAAGCCTTCCAATACGGTTTTTTCCTATGCCTTTCTAAAACCTGATGAGATTATATCAGCCTCTGACAAGGAATCGATTGGCAAACAGACTTTCGAATATACCAATGAAACTAAGAAAATTCTGGGCTATATCTGTAAAAAAGCCGTTACCAAAATCAATTCAAACACCATTGAGGTTTGGTATACGAATGACCTGAAAATTCATGGCGGGCCTTCTACCATCGGACAAAACCTAGGCTTCGTACTGGAAATTGAAAGAAATAAAACGTCTGCCATTACAGCAATTTCTATTAAAAAAGTAAAAAAATCAGGCATCGATAATCTCCTCAAAGGAGCGGTAACTTCAACAGACCAGCTGGGCTACAGGGATCTTTTGTGGAAAAGCCGGTTTACTACGCTTAAGGTTTTCGACAATGAAATCATTAATTTTTCAGATCAATCGAAATCGGATGACCAGATTAAAAGATTCGCCAACGGAACCATTATTCTCAAAAAAATTAAATTTCCTAAAATTACGGAAGGTGAAAATATTTTCGTGGAGCTAAAACAGCAGTCCAACGGAGATGCATACGACAGGACCGGAACGGTTTTCTTTATTCCACAGGATAAATCACAGTCGTTCTTCAACGGCCTTGAGAATGGCGTAAAAACCTTGCCGCTCTATGAAAATGGAAACGGGAAACAGTATTACGGAATTATGACGACCGACCAATACAATCCTCCCGTTGAAATGATGCGTTTCTTTACGGCTTTCGGGATCAATAAATTCAATAACCTCCAGTTAAAAGATAAAAACTGGCAGACTGTAAGCCCTTACCGTGAAGATATTACCGACCTTAAGCCTTCTTTAAGTGAAAAAGAACTGTGGATCGGAGCCTTTATCGGAAATTACGACAAGGGTGGCCATAAAGTGAGCCTGGAAATTACAATTCACAAAAGCGACCAGGGTATTTATAAGAACAATGCCGTCATCCCTTTGTTCAATACCCTGAACATTATGGAAATGGCAGGACAGGAATATTCGACGATGTTTGATAAAGATCAGGGGCTGCTGGTAGAATTTACCCTGAAAAAAGATCTTAAAAATGCGCAACTGAAATATACGACGACCGGGCACGGCGGCTGGGAAAACGGTGATGAGTTCCTTCCGAAATTAAATTCCATACTTGTAGACGGAAAGCTGGCTTTCTCTTTTGTACCGTGGAGAACCGACTGCGGATCTTACCGATTATACAATCCTGCTTCGGGAAATTTTCCGGACGGGCTTTCTTCTTCCGACCTCAGCAGATCCAACTGGTGCCCGGGAACGGTAACCAATCCGAACTTCATCCCTTTGGGTGATTTGAAAGCCGGGAAACACACCATCCAGATAAAAATTCCTCAGGGCCCGAGAGAAGGATCAAGTTTCAGTGCCTGGAATGTTTCGGGAGTATTGTTGGGAACGGAGTAAAAAAAACCTTCTCGCAAACTGAATTACAAGAAGGTAAAAACACAAATGATGAAAAAAAATTATTTCGAGCCACAAAGTAAGTTGTAAAATTTGTCAAATAAATTACCATATATTAAGAAATATATCATAATTATTTCGTATGTAAAGAATACAAAAGTCGGTAAGTGAAAAAAATTAACTTTAATCCTACTTTTTAATTCAAATAGTTAATATTTTTCGTTTTAAAAAATTAATTAATTAAAAAATTCAATTAAATAAAAATTTTTGTTGTTTTTTTTAAACTACACTAATACTTTTGTTTTAAATTAAATGATAAAATATGTGTGGAATTGTATGTTTGTTTGACGCCAAACAAAAAACCGAAATACTGAGACCTCAGGTTCTTGAAATGTCTAAAAAAATACGCCACCGCGGCCCGGACTGGAGCGGGGTATTCCAAAACGACAAAGTAGTTTTCTCCCATGAAAGGCTTGCTATCGTAGACCCTACTTCCGGAAAGCAGCCTTTGTTTACCAAAGACGGGAAAGTCGTGCTGGCAGTAAACGGTGAAATCTATAACCATAGAGAATTAAAAGAGGAATTCCCTGATTATGAATTCCAGACCCAGTCGGATTGTGAAGTAATCCTGGCACTTTACAGAAAATACGGAAAAGATTTTATAGAAAAGCTGAACGGGATTTTTGCGTTCTCTTTATACGATACGGAAAACGATGTGTACCTGGTTGCCCGCGACCATATGGGAATCTGCCCGCTTTATCACGGATGGGATAAAAACGGAAACTATTATGTTGCTTCAGAACTTAAAGCACTGGAAGGTGTTTGCAGAACCATCGAGACCTTCTTACCAGGACATTTTGTATACAGCAAAGACGGAAGCGCGCTTCAGCAATGGTACAAAAGAGACTGGGAAAGCTTTTATGCCGTAAAAGACAATGAGACTGACATCAGCGCTTTAAGAAAAGGACTGGAAGATGCGGTCCACAGACAGCTGATGAGTGATGTTCCTTATGGGGTACTGCTTTCAGGAGGTCTGGATTCGTCCGTTATTTCTGCCATCACCGCAAAATTTGCCCGTCAGAGAGTCGAAAGCGGAGATACACAGGAAGCATGGTACCCGAGGCTTCACAGTTTTGCCGTTGGATTGGTAGGATCTCCTGACCTTGCAGCAGCACAAAAAGCAGCGGAGCACATCGGCTCGGTACACCATGAAGTTAATTTCACCGTTCAGGAAGGGCTGGATGCCATCAGAGACGTGATTTATCACCTGGAAACTTATGATGTAACCACCGTGAGGGCTTCTACACCGATGTATCTTCTCGCCAGGGTTATCAAATCCATGGGAATCAAGATGGTACTTTCCGGAGAGGGTTCTGATGAGCTGTTCGGCGGATACCTTTATTTCCACAAGGCACCGAATGCCAAAGAGTTTCATGATGAAACCGTAAGAAAACTGAGTAAGCTCCACCTTTACGACTGCCTGAGAGCCAACAAAGCCTTAATGAGCTGGGGGATTGAAGGGCGTGTTCCGTTCCTAGATAAAGAATTTATGGATATTGCGATGACCCTTAATCCAAAAGATAAAATGGTAAATGCCGCCGAAGGAAAAATCGAAAAATGGGTACTGAGAAAAGCCTTTGAGGATCTTCTTCCGGAATCGATTGCCTGGAGACAGAAAGAGCAGTTCTCAGACGGGGTCGGCTATTCATGGATCGATACTCTGAAAGAAGTAGCCGAAAGAGAAGTAAGCGATGAAATGATGGCCAATGCACGCTTCAGATTCCCGCTGAACACCCCTCAAAACAAAGAAGAATACCGCTACCGTACCATTTTCGAGGAACATTTCCCAAGCGAAACGGCAGCTGCCACTGTACCTTCAGTACCTTCTGTAGCTTGCTCCACCCCTATCGCACTGGAATGGGACGAAGCATTTAAAAATATGAACGATCCGAGCGGAAGAGCCGTAAAAGTACACGAAACGTCATACGGCGAGACTGCGGAAACGGCAAAAGTGTAGAAGGTAGATAGTAAATGGTGAATTTGATATGAATGTATAATGATCAATCCGTCATTTATCAACCGGAGAGCCTCTATAGGCCGTTTTCACCGTTTGACCGGGGTCTGATGTTCAAAATTTATTAATCCTGTAGCGATACAGGATTTTTTTTTGAATTAACGCTAACAATATTGTCAGAATTTAACCGTTAATCAAAAATATTATCTAATAAATAATTATATTTGGAAAACGAAAATATCAATTATAAAAAATGAGAAGAAACATTACTATCTTATTTGCTTTATTATCCATCACTTTTGCTTTCGGACAGGGAAAATACGGTAAATATCTTAGCTCCAAGAAGCTGGCCATGACATATAAAAGCGTGAAAGATGGCGATAAAGAAGACTTTTACCAACAATACTACTGGCTGGTAAAAGCGGAACAGCTGAAAACCTATCCTCACCTAAAAGATATAAAGCCAAAAGTTTTATATGAATTTGTAAAAAAAGTAAATCCTCAGAACCCTACCAAAAAGCTGGATGCCACGGGAAAAGAACTTAGAGAAACAGCAGAACTTTCTTTAAACCAGTATTTCAAGAATAAAAACCTGGACAACAATTCGGTTTTGATGTACAACCTTGAAACGTATGTAGATCCTTCAAAAGGACAATATTATACAAAGGTGGATGCAGAGAAGATCAAGGAGCTGGTACCGAAAGAATTATATGCATTTAATTCCAACAACAGAAATACGGGAGAAGATAAAACCTACTATCTGTGGATCAATAAGGAAAAAGACGATTTCAACATCGTAGATATTATTCCGGAAGAGAAAGAAAACAAAGCATTCTACGCAAGGGTGAAGCAGTATCTTCCGAGCTATAAATTCTCAAAATACGTTCCGTCCGTAAAAAAGGGAACAAAAACCGACCGAACGGATGCAGATTACTACTACATCATGCCGTTTGAACAGAATACGGATAATATTGAATACAAAACAAAGGATTTCAAAACTTTCGAATTAAGCCAGTACAGAAAAGCCGGCGACGAATGGAAAGGAGTAGAAAAGCCAAGAAAATAAAACCAGGGTCCTGCGAAGTTTCGCAGGACTTTTTTGTTGGATCAATAGATAGTAAATACATTCAGGCAATAATTAAAATTATTATTTCATAGCTTATTAAGCATGAACCGGGTAATGAGATATATCATCATCCGTATTAAAGGAACGAATCTTGCTCTCATCAAACATTCTTTTATTTTTTTGAACCAAATAAATCCGGAAATTACTTCCGGTACTTACCTATGTCAGAAGAACTATCGCAGCCGACCATTTCGATCAAAAAAATCCTACCGTTAATCCTGGCAACGGCCATCTTTATGCAGATGCTGGATTCTACGATCCTTAATACTTCACTGCCGTCCATCGCAAAAGACCTGAAAGAATCTCCGCTGAACATGCAGAACGCCATCATCAGTTATGTACTCACTTTAGCCGTCTTCATGCCGGCAAGCGGATTTCTGGCAGACCGGTTCGGAACAAAAAAGATCTTCATATTTTCACTCGTCCTTTTCAGCTTGGGTTCCCTGTTCTGCGCCATGTCACAAAACCTTACTCACCTGGTTATTTCCAGGGTGATCCAGGGTGTCGGGGGAAGCTTGATGACGCCGGTCGGAAAACTGGCCCTGATTAAAACATTTGATAAAAACGAACTCCTGAAAGCGATGAATTTCGCCATTATTCCCGCGCTGATCGGTCCCGTACTTGGGCCTTTGGTGGGCGGTTATATGGTCGACTATCTTTCCTGGCACTGGATTTTTTTAATTAATATTCCGATCGGGATTCTGGGAATCAGCTTAGGGCTGAAATTTATGCCCAACTACAAATCGAAAGACGTGGATTTTGACCTTAAAGGATTCTTGATTTTTGCAGCCGCTTCCCTTCTGCTTTCCATCGCATTGGAGCTTTTCGGTAATATGCAGAACATCACTCCCGTTCTTGTTATTTTTATTCTTGGGTTTCTCTGTCTGTATTATTACTACAAGCACGCTAAAAAAGATGAAAGCCCTATTTTCCCTTTGAATCTGTTTCAGGTAAGAACCTTCAGGGTTGGAATTGTCGGCAACCTGGCGACAAGACTCGGCATTAGTTCAGTTCCGCTTTTACTGCCGTTGATGATCCAGATTGCCTACAAGCAGTCGGCCGTAACTTCGGGCTGGATTATTGCGCCAATGGCCCTTACCGCCATTTTTGGGAAATCTTACGTGATCAAAATTTTAGATAAATTCGGGTACAGACAAACCTTAATGACCAATACTTTTATTATCGGGACATTAATCTGTCTTCTCGCTATTCCGGACATCAACACGCCCATCTACTGGTTTATTCCGATTATTGCCATCCTGGGATTTTTCAACTCGATTCAGTTTACTTCCATGAACACCATTTCCATTGCCGATCTACGGAACTTTCAGACGAGCAGCGGAAATTCACTTCTATCAGTCAATCAGCAGCTGGCTATCGGTTTCGGGATTGCTTTCGGATTAATTGTTTTAAAAATCTTTGAAAACACCGACCTCATCCACGGGGAAATGCATAATGCCTTCCGCTGGACCTTTCTTACCGTAGGAATTCTTACCATCATTTCCGCGTTTATTTTCCGCAGGCTCCATATTTCGGATGGTAAAAATATGCAGTCGAAAGAAGATTAAAAGTGAAGTTTGACTGAGTCAATGGTGAATTTTGCTTCGCAAGTGAATG from Chryseobacterium sp. SORGH_AS_0447 includes these protein-coding regions:
- a CDS encoding GLPGLI family protein, whose protein sequence is MHQKILLSIFTFLCCYSFAQTYEVQYMSSYNGKVSAEQSPTVVIANEKENFILNQKIKDQKADFPFEITKVEKPSNTVFSYAFLKPDEIISASDKESIGKQTFEYTNETKKILGYICKKAVTKINSNTIEVWYTNDLKIHGGPSTIGQNLGFVLEIERNKTSAITAISIKKVKKSGIDNLLKGAVTSTDQLGYRDLLWKSRFTTLKVFDNEIINFSDQSKSDDQIKRFANGTIILKKIKFPKITEGENIFVELKQQSNGDAYDRTGTVFFIPQDKSQSFFNGLENGVKTLPLYENGNGKQYYGIMTTDQYNPPVEMMRFFTAFGINKFNNLQLKDKNWQTVSPYREDITDLKPSLSEKELWIGAFIGNYDKGGHKVSLEITIHKSDQGIYKNNAVIPLFNTLNIMEMAGQEYSTMFDKDQGLLVEFTLKKDLKNAQLKYTTTGHGGWENGDEFLPKLNSILVDGKLAFSFVPWRTDCGSYRLYNPASGNFPDGLSSSDLSRSNWCPGTVTNPNFIPLGDLKAGKHTIQIKIPQGPREGSSFSAWNVSGVLLGTE
- the asnB gene encoding asparagine synthase B; this translates as MCGIVCLFDAKQKTEILRPQVLEMSKKIRHRGPDWSGVFQNDKVVFSHERLAIVDPTSGKQPLFTKDGKVVLAVNGEIYNHRELKEEFPDYEFQTQSDCEVILALYRKYGKDFIEKLNGIFAFSLYDTENDVYLVARDHMGICPLYHGWDKNGNYYVASELKALEGVCRTIETFLPGHFVYSKDGSALQQWYKRDWESFYAVKDNETDISALRKGLEDAVHRQLMSDVPYGVLLSGGLDSSVISAITAKFARQRVESGDTQEAWYPRLHSFAVGLVGSPDLAAAQKAAEHIGSVHHEVNFTVQEGLDAIRDVIYHLETYDVTTVRASTPMYLLARVIKSMGIKMVLSGEGSDELFGGYLYFHKAPNAKEFHDETVRKLSKLHLYDCLRANKALMSWGIEGRVPFLDKEFMDIAMTLNPKDKMVNAAEGKIEKWVLRKAFEDLLPESIAWRQKEQFSDGVGYSWIDTLKEVAEREVSDEMMANARFRFPLNTPQNKEEYRYRTIFEEHFPSETAAATVPSVPSVACSTPIALEWDEAFKNMNDPSGRAVKVHETSYGETAETAKV
- a CDS encoding MFS transporter gives rise to the protein MSEELSQPTISIKKILPLILATAIFMQMLDSTILNTSLPSIAKDLKESPLNMQNAIISYVLTLAVFMPASGFLADRFGTKKIFIFSLVLFSLGSLFCAMSQNLTHLVISRVIQGVGGSLMTPVGKLALIKTFDKNELLKAMNFAIIPALIGPVLGPLVGGYMVDYLSWHWIFLINIPIGILGISLGLKFMPNYKSKDVDFDLKGFLIFAAASLLLSIALELFGNMQNITPVLVIFILGFLCLYYYYKHAKKDESPIFPLNLFQVRTFRVGIVGNLATRLGISSVPLLLPLMIQIAYKQSAVTSGWIIAPMALTAIFGKSYVIKILDKFGYRQTLMTNTFIIGTLICLLAIPDINTPIYWFIPIIAILGFFNSIQFTSMNTISIADLRNFQTSSGNSLLSVNQQLAIGFGIAFGLIVLKIFENTDLIHGEMHNAFRWTFLTVGILTIISAFIFRRLHISDGKNMQSKED